The sequence CGTGCTCATCGAAGCCTTGACGCCGGGCGCGACCCGCGTAAAATGAGGGCATGGACGAACAGCGGATTCCGACGGCGCAGCTGCGATCCTGTTTCGCCTGGGGCCTCGCCTGGGGGACGGCCGAAGCGACCCTAGGCCACATCCTCCATTGGCTATCCATCCCCGGCCTGGCGGGTATCGTGATGGCCCCGATCGGCGTCTGGGCCATGGCTCGGGCTATAAATGAGGCCGATCGCCCATCCGCCGCCTTCGCCATGGCGACCCTGGCCGCCGCCGTCAAGATGGCCGACATCCTCCTCCCCGGTCGCGGCCCGGTCATGGCTCTGCGGCCCGCCCTGGCCATTCTGGCAGAGGGACTCATCGTCTCGCTCGCCTTCGCTTTGGCCGCCAAGGCGGCCCGGCCTCAAACCGCTCGCCGGCCCGCCTGATGCCCGAGCGCTCCGCCTTCCCGACTCCGCCGGCCGGCCTCGAAGGCGCCCATTTGGTCCGCTCGGGCTGTCCCGCTCACAACTGCGGCGGGCGGTGCTTGCTCCACGTCTGGGTTCGCGACGGAAAGATTCTGCGCATCGACGCCGATGACCGGCCGGGCGACGAGCCCTCCGATCCCCAGCTCCGGGCCTGCATCCGGGGACGCGCTTATCGCTACCGGCAAAACCACAAAGACCGCCTCCGTTATCCCATGAAGCGGATCGGGAAGCGCGGCGAAGCCAAGTTCACCCGCATTTCTTGGGAGGAAGCCTTCGGGACCATGGCCGAGCGGATCGTAAGCGTCCGCGACGCATACGGTCCGACTTCGATCTTCGTCCCCTACGGCACCGGCAGCTACAACCTGACCAACGGCCGCTGGACGGCCGAGCGCCTGCTGAACCTCGTCGGCGGCTCGCTCGGCTACTACAACAGCTATTCCTGGGCCTGCATCTCGGCTGCGACCCCGACGGTCTTCGGAACCAATATCACAGGCAACCAGCGCCAGGACTGGCTGAACGCCAAGCTCATCCTGATGTGGAGCTGGAATCCGGCCGAGATGCGCGACGGGACGAACTCGGAATACTTCATCCGCAAGGCTCGCGAGCGGGGCGCCCGGGTCGTCTGCCTTGACCCGCGCATGACGATGAGCGCCGTGGCCTTGGCCGACGAGTGGATCCCGGTCCGGCCGGGCACCGACGCCGCGCTGATGAGCGCCATGGCTTATGTGATGATCACGGAGGGGCTTGTCGACCGCGCTTTCATCCGAAGCCATTGCCTCGGCTTCGACGCGTCGCAGATGCCGGCCGGGGCCGAAAGCGAGGAAAGCTACGAGGACTATATCCTCGGCCGCCGCGACGGCATCCCCAAGACGCCCGGGTGGGCGGAACCGATCTCCGCGATGCCGCGGGCGACGATCGCCCGCCTGGCCCGGGAATACGCCACGATCAAGCCGGCCGTCTTGTATCAGGGCTACGGCATGCAGAGGCGCGCTTACGGCGAACAGGCGGTGCGGGCGGGCTGCGTCCTGGCGGCCATCACCGGCAACGTCGGGATTCCCGGAGGCTGGGCCGGGGGCATCGCCCTGCAGGCCCCGGATGGCGGACCGCGCTGGGAGATCCTCCCCTTGGGCGAAAACCCCGTCACGGCCAAGATCCCGTCATTCCTATGGTCCGAGGCGGTGCTGCGGGGGCGCGACATGGGGCCGGCCGACGGGGTGGTCGGGGCCGACCGCCTGGGGACCGATATCAAGCTCATCTGGTCGGTCGCCTCGAACATCCTGATCAACCAGCACGGCAACGTCAACCGCTCGGCCCGTATCCTGGCCGACGAGTCGCGGGTCGAGTTTCTGGCCGTGCAGGACAACTTCATGACCCCGACAGCTCGCTTCGCGGACCTTCTGCTGCCGGCCTGCACCCAGTTTGAAACCTGGGGCGTTCAAGACGGCTGGAAATACGGCGAAGAGGTTATTCTCGCGCCCAAGATCGTGGAGCCGGCTTTCGAATCGAAGAGCGACTACGCCATCTGTGCCGGGATCGCGGCCAAGCTCGGCGTCGAACCCGCTTACACCGAAGGGCGGGACGAGCGCGGCTGGGTGGAATGGGCGATGGACCACTACCGGAAAACGCGGTTCCCCGATATGCCGACGCTGGACGAGCTCGAGGCAAGCAACTCGGGGATGTATGTCCGCCCGGTGACCGAACCGGCGGTGGCCTTCGCCGATTTCCGGCGCGATCCGCAGGCCCATCCGCTGCCGACTCCTTCGGGCAAAATCGAAATCTTCTCCAAGCGACTTTTCGATCTGAAGCGGCCGGACGAGATCCCGGCCGTGCCCAAGTATATCCGCGAATGGGAAAGCCCATTCGGGCCGGAGGCCGCCGCTTTCCCGCTCCAAGTGATCGGCCACCATGCCCTGTCGCGAGTCCATTCCATTCACGACAACGTGCCCGAGCTCCTCGAAGCCTTTCCGCAGCGCATCTTCATGAATCCGCTGGACGCCGACCCGCGCGGGATCACGGACGGCGATCCGGTCCGCGTCTGGAACGACCGGGGCGCCCTGATCCTGCCGGTCCGCCTCACCTCGCGGGTCATGCCCGGCGTTCTGGCCATCCCGCAGGGCGCCTGGTGGACTCCGGATCGGGCCGGGACGGATCGGCGGGGCAACGTCAATGTGCTCACCTCGGAGCGCTGGACGCCGTATGCCTTCGGCAATGCCCAGCACACCATCATGGCCCAGGCCGCCAAGGCCGGGAAGCCGGGGAGGCGCCGCTAATGCGCCAGCTCGGGTTCTTCGTCGATTCGGCCGCCTGCTCGGGCTGCAAAGCCTGTGCTATGGCCTGCCGGGATCGCAACAACCTCCCGCCGGGCGTCCGCTGGCGGCGGGTCTACGAGGTCGGCGGCGGCGGATGGCGGCGGGAGGGCGAAGCCTGGGTGCCGGAGATCGCGGTCTACAATCTTTCGATCGCCTGCAACCACTGCGAAAAGCCCCTCTGCCTGGACGGCTGCCCGGCCCGGGCCATCGCCAAGCGCGAGGACGGCATCGTCGTCATCGACCCGGCCAAGTGCCTGGGCTGCCGCTATTGCGAATGGGCCTGCCCCTACGGCGCGCCGCAGTTCGACGAGGCGGCCGGGGTCATGACCAAGTGCGATCTCTGCGCCGGCCTGATCGAGCGAGGCGGGCGGCCGGCTTGTGTGGCGGCCTGCCCGATGCGGGCCCTCGACTTCGGGGAGATCGAAGAGCTGCGGGCCAAGTACGGGACGACGGCCGAAGCCCATCCGCTGCCGAAGGCGGAGATCACCGAACCCGCGCTCGTCATCCGACCGCATCGCGACGCGGCCAAGGCGAAGACCGCCGCGGCCCTGATCAAAAACCGGGAGGAGGTCTGAACATGCGCCGGCACGAATGGCCGTTGGTCGTCTTCACCATCCTGGGGCAGACGGCCGCCGGGCTGACCCTGTTTCTCCTGGTCCCGCTCTATTTCCTGCCCGAGCTGACGCTGGCCCGGGATCTGCGGCCGATGCGCCTGGCCGTGGACCTTGCGGTCCTCGGGTTGATCGGCGGAGCGGCCTTGTTTTCGCTCTTCCACCTGAAGCATCCCGGGCGCGCCGTCCGGGCCCTGGCCAACGCGGGCTCGTCTTGGTTGAGCAAGGAGATTCTGGCCCTGGTCCTCTTCGGCGGCGCGACGGCGGGATTGGCGATCTTGGCTTGGAAAGCGCCGACCTCCCCGGCCGCCATCACCCTGGCGGTCCTGGTCGCGGCGGAGGCGGTCGCCTTCGTTT is a genomic window of Candidatus Aminicenantes bacterium containing:
- the dmsB gene encoding dimethylsulfoxide reductase subunit B, which produces MRQLGFFVDSAACSGCKACAMACRDRNNLPPGVRWRRVYEVGGGGWRREGEAWVPEIAVYNLSIACNHCEKPLCLDGCPARAIAKREDGIVVIDPAKCLGCRYCEWACPYGAPQFDEAAGVMTKCDLCAGLIERGGRPACVAACPMRALDFGEIEELRAKYGTTAEAHPLPKAEITEPALVIRPHRDAAKAKTAAALIKNREEV
- a CDS encoding molybdopterin-dependent oxidoreductase, whose translation is MPERSAFPTPPAGLEGAHLVRSGCPAHNCGGRCLLHVWVRDGKILRIDADDRPGDEPSDPQLRACIRGRAYRYRQNHKDRLRYPMKRIGKRGEAKFTRISWEEAFGTMAERIVSVRDAYGPTSIFVPYGTGSYNLTNGRWTAERLLNLVGGSLGYYNSYSWACISAATPTVFGTNITGNQRQDWLNAKLILMWSWNPAEMRDGTNSEYFIRKARERGARVVCLDPRMTMSAVALADEWIPVRPGTDAALMSAMAYVMITEGLVDRAFIRSHCLGFDASQMPAGAESEESYEDYILGRRDGIPKTPGWAEPISAMPRATIARLAREYATIKPAVLYQGYGMQRRAYGEQAVRAGCVLAAITGNVGIPGGWAGGIALQAPDGGPRWEILPLGENPVTAKIPSFLWSEAVLRGRDMGPADGVVGADRLGTDIKLIWSVASNILINQHGNVNRSARILADESRVEFLAVQDNFMTPTARFADLLLPACTQFETWGVQDGWKYGEEVILAPKIVEPAFESKSDYAICAGIAAKLGVEPAYTEGRDERGWVEWAMDHYRKTRFPDMPTLDELEASNSGMYVRPVTEPAVAFADFRRDPQAHPLPTPSGKIEIFSKRLFDLKRPDEIPAVPKYIREWESPFGPEAAAFPLQVIGHHALSRVHSIHDNVPELLEAFPQRIFMNPLDADPRGITDGDPVRVWNDRGALILPVRLTSRVMPGVLAIPQGAWWTPDRAGTDRRGNVNVLTSERWTPYAFGNAQHTIMAQAAKAGKPGRRR